The genomic stretch CACCACCGCGGCCGTGACCGCACTGCTCGCTTTCGCCCTGGCCGCCTCTGCCGGCCTGATCATGCGCGCCTGCGGACCTGCCGGGGTCCCGCTGGCCTCCATCGCCCTGCTCATCCTCGGCAACGCATCCAGCGGCGGCATTCTGCCCCCGCAGTACCTGCCCACCTGGCTGGCCCCCCTCGCCTACGCCATGCCACCCGGCATCGCCGTCCGCGCCCTGCGCGGAGCGTCGTACTTCCACGAAGCACACCTCACAGCCGGGCTGACCCTCCTCGTCTGCTGGACCGCCGCCTGCCTCACCGCCCAGTACGCACTGGACCGCGCGGCCCGCCACCGCGCCAAGCCGAAGGCAACGACGCCGGCGCCCACCTGGGCGACCACGTGAGCCTGATCTGCCCGCGTGTGGGTGGATGTGGTGCGGTGCCTCAGGCGTCGGCGGCCCATAGGTCGGTGGAGAGGTACTTGAGCCCGGAGTCGCAGACGATGATGGCGAGGGTCTTTCCCCGCATCCGGCCGTCGAGCAGTTTCAGGGCCGCGGCGAGGTTGGCGCCGGAGGAGTAACCGCCGAAGATGCCTTCCCGGGTGGCCAGTTGGCGGGCGGCGTCTCTCGCCTCGTCGCCGGTGACCTGGACGAAGCCGTCGACCGGCACACCGGCCAGGAAGTTCAGGTCGCTCATGGCGTAGCCGCCTCCCTGGATCGGGTGATCGGGGTGGGTGAGGGGCCGGCCGGCCACGACCGCGGCGCCGGCCGGTTCGACGACGTAGCAGTGCACGGCCGGGTTGTGTTCCTTGAGGGCTTTGGTGACGCCCGCGTACGTCCCGCCGGAGCCGAGGAAGTCGACGAAGCCGTCGAGGCCGCCGCCTGTCTGCTGCCACAGTTCCTGGCCTGTGCCGTGGTAGTGGGCGAGCCAGTTGCCGTCGCGATGGAACTGGTCGGCGCGGAACGCGCCCCGGCTCCGGGTGATCTCCTGCGCGGCGGCGTCCACGAGTTCCAGGTCCCCGCCCGAAACCTGCCCTGGTACGGAGTCGGGCTGTTGGTCGACGAGGACCACCTCGGCGCCGAGCGCGGCCATCATCCGGGCCCGTTCCGGTGAGTTTCCCCTGGACATCACCGCGATGAACGGATACCCCTTGACGGCACACACGATGGCCAGTCCGGTGCCCATGTTGCCGCTGGTCAGCTCTACGACGGGTTGCCCAGGCCCGAGCAGTCCGGAGCGTTCGGCCTCCTCGATGATCCCTTTCGCGGCGCGGTCCTTCTTGGACCCGCCCGGGTTGAGGTAGTCGAGCTTGGCCAGAATGGTCCCGTCGAACCCGCTCGTGATCCGGTCGAGCCGCACCAGCGGGGTCGCCCCGATGGCTTCCACGGCGGAGGGCAGGACGTCGTTCATCGTCAGTCCTTTACTGATCGGACCTTTACTGATCGGATCACTGCGAAGCGCTGTTCGCGATGTCGAACGATCATACTTCCATGCCGAACGTTGGGGGTCATCCACGAGAGCCCGAAATACTTCCGACGGTGATGTCGAGAACCCGTGACCGGCTCCGTCCTCGTGGTGAACGCGACCACAATGGATCGCACCAGCACCGAGGAGAACGACGATGGCCAAGTACTTGCTGCTCAAGCACTACCGTGGCGCTCCGGCTCCGGTCAACGACGTGCCCATGGACCAGTGGACGCCGGAGGAGATCTCGGCGCACCTGCAGTACATGAACGACTTCGCGGCCCGGCTCGAGAAGACCGGAGAGTTCGTCGACGGCCAGGCACTCGCCCCCGAGGGGATGTGGGTCCGGTACGACGGTGAGGGGCGCCCGCCGGTCACCGACGGCCCGTTCGCCGAGACCAAGGACCTCATCGCCGGCTGGATGGTGATCGACGTCGACACCTACGAGCGCGCCGTCGAGCTGGCCGGGGAGCTGTCGGCCGCCCCCGGGGCGGGCGGGAAGCCGATCCACGAGTGGCTGGAGGTGCGCCCGTTCCTGACCGCGACGCCCACCATCACGGAGTGCCCTCATCGATGAACGAGGCCCTGCTGAGGAGCCTCACGCCGAGCGTGCTCGCCATCCTCGTCCGCCGCGGAGCCGACTTCGCGGCGGCCGAGGACGCCGTACAGGACGCACTGGTCGAGGCGCTGCGCGTGTGGCCGGCCGACCCGCCGCGGGATCCGAAGGGCTGGCTGGTCACCGTGGCCTGGCGCCGGTTCCTCGACGCGACCCGGGCGGACGCCGCCCGCCGCCGGCGTGAGGACCTCGTCGACGAGGAGCCGGCGCCCGGTCCCACGCCCGCGGTGGACGACACGCTCCAGCTCTACTTCCTGTGCGCCCACCCGTCGCTGACGCCGGCGTCCGCGGTCGCGCTCACACTGCGCGCCGTCGGCGGTCTGACCACCCGCCAGATCGCCCAGGCCTACCTCGTGCCCGAAGCGACCATGGCGCAGCGCATCAGCCGGGCCAAGCGCACCGTCTCCGGTGTGCGATTCGACCAGCCCGGCGACGTCGCGACCGTGCTGCGTGTCCTCTACCTCGTCTTCAACGAGGGCTACTCCGGAGACGTCGACCTCTCCGCCGAGGCCATCCGGCTCACCCGGCAGCTCACGGCCGCGATCGACCACCCCGAGGTGGCCGGGCTGCTCGCCCTCATGCTGCTCCACCACGCCCGACGCGCGGCCCGGACCGCGCCCGACGGCAGTCTGGTGCCGCTGGCCGAGCAGGACCGCGGCCGGTGGGACACGAACGCGATCGCCGAGGGCGTCGAGATCCTGCAGGCGGCCCTCGCCCGCGACCGGCTGGGCGAGTTCCAGGCCCAGGCCGCCATCGCGGCACTCCACGCGGACGCGCCCACCGCCGAGGAGACCGACTGGGTGCAGATCGTCGAGTGGTACGACGAGCTCACGCGCCTGACCGACAGCCCGGTCGTACGGCTCAACCGCGCGGTGGCTGTAGGCGAGGCCGACGGCCCACGCGCCGGCCTGGCGGCGCTCGCGGAGTTGGACGACTCACTGCCCCGCCACACCGCGGTGGCGGCCTACCTCCACGAACGCGCGGGCAACCTGACAACGGCGGCCAAGCTGTACGCCGAGGCGGCCCGAAAGGCACCCAACCTCGCCGAACGCGACCACCTGACCCGCCAGGCCGCTCGACTCAACTCCCCTCGCTCATCCACGTCCAGCCCCTGAGCTTGGCCATGACGATCACGAATGTGGCCCGGCATGAGGTGAGTGAGCAACGGATTGGGCAGGCCCTGGAGGACATCGCGCGGTGGGCTCATCGCCGCTGGCACAAAGCGGGCCGGGGGCCGGAAAGCCGTCAGTGTTGAGGCGTTCCCGGCGGTGGGTTGGCGTCGTTGAGTTGCTCGCGGACCTGGGCGTTCACCGCGGGATGCGTGTCACCCCTGTCCGCGCCCAGGCCCGCGAGCAGGCGCAGCCCGTCCTCGGCGGGGCTGCCGGGGGCCGCGGACAGCACCAGCAGCTCCATGCCCGACTCGTCAGGTAGCGCGAAGTTCTCCTGATGCAGTTCCAGCAGTCCGACCAGCGGGTGCCGGTACGCCTTGCGTCCATGTGTGCGGGCGCGTACGTCCGCGCGGGCCCAGAGGCGGCGGAAGCGCTCGCTGCCCATCGCCAGCTCGCCGATGAGCGAGGCCAGGCGGGGATCCTCGGGGTATTTGCCGGCGGCCAGGCGCAGGTGCCCGACCACGTCGAGGGTGCAGTTCTCCCAGTCCGCGTAAAGGCCGCGCTCAGCCTCCTCGAGGAAGATGTGCCGGGCGGTGTTCAGGCCCGGCATCGGCCGGCCGAAGAGGAGCCCGGCGAGGCGGTTTCCGGCGAGCACGTCCAGGCGGTGGTCCATGATCAGCGCGGGTGCGTCGGCGATCAGGTCGAGGACGCGCAGCAGCTCCGGCCGGACCCGCCCGCCCGGCGCCTTCGCGCGGCGGCGGCGCTGCCGGGCGAGCCGGTAGAGGTGCCCGCGTTCGGTCTCGTCGAGCCCGAGGACGCGGGCGAGCGCGTCAACGACCTGCTCGGATGGCTGGGTCGCGCGGCCCTGCTCCAGGCGTACGTAGTAGTCGACGCTGACTCCGGACAGGTGCGCGACCTCTTCGCGGCGCAGCCCTTCGACCCGGCGGCGGCTGTCGGTGGGGATGCCGACGGCCGCCGGGTCGACGCGGGAACGCCGGGTCCGCAGGAAGCCCGCAAGATCGTCCATGCCCCCAGTATGGCCTCGGTGGTGCCCGTGAAGGTGGTCCTGCTGTTACCAGGAAGTCCCGTCCGACGGAAGAGGCGCCCCTGAACGCCGGGCGCCGCGGCGCCCAGTATCGAAGGCACCCGATCCGAAGGAGTTCCCATGAAGACGCTGATCGTCTACGCCCACCCGGAGCCGAAGTCGCTCAACAGCTCGCTGAAGGACCTCGCGGTGTCCACATTGGAGACCGCCGGGCACGAGGTACGGGTGAGCGATCTGTACGCGATGAACTGGAAGGCGGTCGTGGACGCCGCGGACTACGGCCCCAACGCCTCAAGTCCGCTGAAGGTCGCCCTGGACTCGGGCCGAGCCTTCGACGCCGGGACGCTCACCCCGGACGTCCTCGCCGAGCAGGAGAAGCTGCTGTGGGCCGACACGATCATCTTCCAGTTCCCGCTGTGGTGGTACACGATGCCCGCGATCCTCAAAGGCTGGGTGGACCGGGTGTTCACCTACCACTTCGCGTACGGCGTCGGCGAGCACAGCGACACCAGGTACGGCGAGCGCTTCGGCGAAGGCACCCTCGCGGGCAGGAAGGCTCTGCTGTCGGTGACCGCCGGCGGCCCGGAGTCGCATTACGCCGCTCGCGGGATCAACGGCCCCATCGACGATCTGCTGTTCCCGATCCACCACGGCATCCTCTACTACCCGGGCATCGAGGTGCTGCCGCCGTTCGTGCTGTACGGCACCGACCGGATGACCGGCGAGGACTACCAGGACATCGCCAAAGCCTGGGAGCAGCGCCTGCTCACCCTGGAGTCGACCGAGCCGATCGCGTTCCGGCGGCAGAACTTCGGCGACTACGAGATCCCCTCGCTGCACCTGAGGGAGGGACTGGAGCCCGCGGGCCGCACGGGGTTCGGGCTGCACGTGCGCGGCTGACCGCCGGCGATGGACAGGGGATGTCGCCGAGATACACGACGAAGGGGCATTGAGTCGATCAGCGCCGGGCGTCGGCCGCGGGAAGGAAGTCCGGCCTCCGGGACTGCTGGGCTCGCATGTTGAAGTGCCGCTTATTCGGTGTGCGGGTTCGGCGGCTGCTTACCGACTGTCGCCGGTGGCGGTGGTACAACGCGGGTCGATGCGGCCCGCGTCGACGTCTACGACAGCCGACACGCTCCCGGAGACCACACACGGTGACAGGTCCCCCGACATCCCAGAGGAATACGCGGCACCTCAATATGCGGGCCTGCCAGTCTCAACCCCCGAATAGCGCACCTCAGGAATACCGCCTCACTGGGTGCCGTCTGTGGGACCGTACCCGCCTCCGCCGGGTGTGCGGATCACCAGTACGTCGCCCTCGGTGACGTCCGCGGTGTCGCAGCCGCGCAGCTGCTGGGTGTGGCCGTCGGCGTGTTCGATCAGGTTCTCGCCGAGGGCGCCGGGTTCGCCGCCGGCCATGCCGTAGGGCGGCACGCGGCGGTGGCTGGAGACGACCGCGACTGTCATCGGCTCGGTGAATCGGATCCGGCGTTCCACCCCGCATCCGCCGTGCTGGCGGCCTGCTCCGCCGCTGCCCTCGCGGATGCGGAACTCTTCTACGCGCACCGGGTAGCGCCATTCCAGGATCTCTGGGTCGGTGAGGCGGGAGTTGGTCATGTGGGTCTGCACGGCGTCCGCCCCGTCGAAGCCCTCGCCCGCGCCGGAGCCGGAGGCGACGGTCTCGTAGTACTGGACACGGTCGTTGCCGAAGGAGACGTTGTTCATCGTGCCGGACCCCTCGGCCTGAGCGCCCAGGACGGCGTAGAGGGCGCCGGTGACGGCCTGGGAGGTCTCCACGTTTCCGGCCACGGTGGCGGCAGGACAGGCGGGGGAGAGCATGGACCCGGCGGGGATGCGCACGTCGAGGGGTTTCAGGCAGCCGCTGTTGAGCGGGATGTCGTCGGCGACCAGGGTGCGGAACACATACAGCACGGCCGCCATGACCACGGACGTCGGCGCGTTCAGATTGCCGGGCTGCTGAGGCGAGGTGCCGGTGAAGTCCAGGACGGCGCCGCGCCGTTCGCGGTCGACGCGCAGGGCGACCTGGATGACGGCGCCGTTGTCGGTCTCGTAGCGGTGTTCGCCGTCGTCGAGGGTGGCGATGATGCGGCGTACGCATTCCTCGGCGTTGTCCTGGACGTGCCGCATGTAGGCGTGGACGACGTCGAGGCCGAACTGGTCGATGACGCGGCGCAGTTCGTGGATGCCCTTCTCGTTGGCGGCGATCTGCGCGCGCAGGTCGGCGAGGTTGGTGTCCGGGTCGCGCGAGGGGTATCGGGCGCTCGTCAGCAGATGGCGGGTCTCGTCCTCGCGGAAGTGTCCCTCGCGCACCAGGAGCCAGTTGTCGAAGAGCACGCCCTCCTCGTCGATGGTGGTGCTGAACGCGGGCATGGATCCGGGGCTGATGCCGCCGATCTCGGCGTGGTGCCCGCGCGAGGCGACCAGGAAGAGCAGCCGCTCGTCCGCCTCGTCGAAGACCGGGGTGACCACGGTGATGTCGGGCAGGTGGGTGCCGCCGTGGTACGGGTCGTTGATGGCGTAGACGTCGCCGGGCCGGAGCGAGCCCTCGTTGCGGTGCAGAACCTCCTTGATGGATTCGCCCATCGAGCCGAGGTGTACGGGGATGTGGGGTGCGTTGGCGATGAGATTGCCGTCCGGGTCGAACAGCGCGCAGGAGAAGTCGAGGCGCTCCTTGATGTTGACCGAGTGGGCGGTGCTCTCCAGCCGCACACCCATCTGCTCTGCGACGGACATGAACAGGTTGTTGAAGACTTCCAGCATCACCGGATCGACCGTCGTACCGACCGCCGTACGGGCCGGGCGGGGCCTTGAGCGTGTCAGGGCGAGGTCGCCGTGCTCGTCAGCCGTGGCGCGCCACCCGGGGTCGACGACCGTCGTCGCATCCGCCTCGGAGAGGATCGCCGGGCCCTCGACACTGTCCCCGGGGCGCAGGTCCTCGCGTCGGAAGAGCAGGGTGGGCTGCCAGCGACCGTCGGTGAACGTCCGCACGGTGGCGGCGGGTTGCAGCGTTCCGGTCCGCGGCGGCAGCACGGTGGTGGTGGCGGTGCGCGGACCGGAGGAACCGGTCGCCTCGACCGCGAGGGCCTCTACGACCAGCGGCTTGCTCATGATGAAGCCGTAACGGTCGCGGTGGTCGCGTGCGAAAGCGGCTCGCATGTCCTCGGCCGGGCCCAGCGGCACGGGCAGCGAGAAGTCGGTGCCCTCGTAGCGCAGCAGGGCGCGGGCGGCCGTGCGGACGGTGGCGTCCGGCACGCCGTCCTCACGCAGCTGGGTGCGTGCCCGCTCCTCCAGCTCGGCGCGGACAGCCTCGACGCGGGCCGCCGTCTCCGGCCGGTCGAGGGCGGCCTCGATCGAGCGTTCACGCAGCGCCACCGCCTCCGCCATCCCGATGCCGTACGCGGACAGCACCCCGGCGAGTGGCGGGATCAGGGCGGTGTCGATGCCGAGCCGGTCGGCGACCGCGCAGGCGTGCTGGCCGCCCGCGCCGCCGAAGGCGACCAGTGCGTAGCGGGTGATGTCGCGGCCGCGCTGGACGGAGATCTTCTTCACCGCGTTCGCGATGTTGAGCACGGCGATGTCGAGGAAGCCCGCCGCGACCTCTTCCGGGCTGCGGCGCCGCCCGGTCGCGGCGGCAGTCTGCTCGGCGAGCTCGGTGAAGCGCGCACGGACCGCGGCCTCGTCCAGCGGCTGGTCGCCGTCCGTGCCGAACACCCTTGGGAAGAAGGCGGGTTGGACGCGGCCGAGCATGACGTTGGCGTCGGTGACGGTCAGCGGCCCGCCGCGCCGGTAGCAGACCGGGCCGGGGTCGGCGCCGGCCGAGTCCGGGCCGACGCGGTAGCGCATCCCGTCGAAGTGCAGGATCGAGCCACCGCCCGCGGCGACGGTGTGGATGTCGGTCATCGGCGTCCGCATCCGTACCCCGGCAACTTGGGTGCCCAGGACTCGTTCGATCTCGCCCGCGTAGTGGGACACGTCGGTCGAGGTGCCACCCATGTCGAAGCCGATCGCCCTGGTGTGGCCGGCGAGCCTCGCGGCGCGGGCCATACCGACGACGCCGCCCGCCGGGCCGGAGAGCACGGCGTCCTTGCCCCTGAAGTGGCCCGCCTCGCGCAGGCCGCCCCCGGACTGCATGAACATCAGCCGTACGCCGCTCAGTTCGCTCGCCACCTGGTCGACATAGCGCTGCAGGATGGGCGAGAGATAGGCGTCGACCACGGTCGTGTCGCCCCGCGGCACCAGCTTGATCAGCGGGCTCACCTCGTGCGAGCAGCTGACCTGCCGATAGCCGATCGCGCGGGCCGCCTTGGCGACTGCGGCCTCGTGATCCGGGTGACGGTAGCCGTGGAGGAAGACGACCGCGACGCTGCGGAACCCGTCCGCGTACGCCGCCGCCAGTGCCTCGCGCGTGGCGTCCAGGTCGAGTGGGCGGACTGGCTCGCCGCGTGCACCCACCCGTTCCTCCACCTCGACCACCCGGTCGTACAGGGCCTCCGGAAGCAGGATGCGGCGGTCGAAGATGTGCGGGCGGTTCTGGTATGCGATACGCAGGGCATCCCG from Streptomyces roseochromogenus subsp. oscitans DS 12.976 encodes the following:
- a CDS encoding PLP-dependent cysteine synthase family protein yields the protein MNDVLPSAVEAIGATPLVRLDRITSGFDGTILAKLDYLNPGGSKKDRAAKGIIEEAERSGLLGPGQPVVELTSGNMGTGLAIVCAVKGYPFIAVMSRGNSPERARMMAALGAEVVLVDQQPDSVPGQVSGGDLELVDAAAQEITRSRGAFRADQFHRDGNWLAHYHGTGQELWQQTGGGLDGFVDFLGSGGTYAGVTKALKEHNPAVHCYVVEPAGAAVVAGRPLTHPDHPIQGGGYAMSDLNFLAGVPVDGFVQVTGDEARDAARQLATREGIFGGYSSGANLAAALKLLDGRMRGKTLAIIVCDSGLKYLSTDLWAADA
- a CDS encoding YciI family protein; this encodes MAKYLLLKHYRGAPAPVNDVPMDQWTPEEISAHLQYMNDFAARLEKTGEFVDGQALAPEGMWVRYDGEGRPPVTDGPFAETKDLIAGWMVIDVDTYERAVELAGELSAAPGAGGKPIHEWLEVRPFLTATPTITECPHR
- a CDS encoding RNA polymerase sigma factor, which gives rise to MNEALLRSLTPSVLAILVRRGADFAAAEDAVQDALVEALRVWPADPPRDPKGWLVTVAWRRFLDATRADAARRRREDLVDEEPAPGPTPAVDDTLQLYFLCAHPSLTPASAVALTLRAVGGLTTRQIAQAYLVPEATMAQRISRAKRTVSGVRFDQPGDVATVLRVLYLVFNEGYSGDVDLSAEAIRLTRQLTAAIDHPEVAGLLALMLLHHARRAARTAPDGSLVPLAEQDRGRWDTNAIAEGVEILQAALARDRLGEFQAQAAIAALHADAPTAEETDWVQIVEWYDELTRLTDSPVVRLNRAVAVGEADGPRAGLAALAELDDSLPRHTAVAAYLHERAGNLTTAAKLYAEAARKAPNLAERDHLTRQAARLNSPRSSTSSP
- a CDS encoding helix-turn-helix transcriptional regulator: MDDLAGFLRTRRSRVDPAAVGIPTDSRRRVEGLRREEVAHLSGVSVDYYVRLEQGRATQPSEQVVDALARVLGLDETERGHLYRLARQRRRRAKAPGGRVRPELLRVLDLIADAPALIMDHRLDVLAGNRLAGLLFGRPMPGLNTARHIFLEEAERGLYADWENCTLDVVGHLRLAAGKYPEDPRLASLIGELAMGSERFRRLWARADVRARTHGRKAYRHPLVGLLELHQENFALPDESGMELLVLSAAPGSPAEDGLRLLAGLGADRGDTHPAVNAQVREQLNDANPPPGTPQH
- a CDS encoding NAD(P)H-dependent oxidoreductase — translated: MKTLIVYAHPEPKSLNSSLKDLAVSTLETAGHEVRVSDLYAMNWKAVVDAADYGPNASSPLKVALDSGRAFDAGTLTPDVLAEQEKLLWADTIIFQFPLWWYTMPAILKGWVDRVFTYHFAYGVGEHSDTRYGERFGEGTLAGRKALLSVTAGGPESHYAARGINGPIDDLLFPIHHGILYYPGIEVLPPFVLYGTDRMTGEDYQDIAKAWEQRLLTLESTEPIAFRRQNFGDYEIPSLHLREGLEPAGRTGFGLHVRG
- a CDS encoding hydantoinase B/oxoprolinase family protein, translating into MTGRWQFWIDRGGTFTDVVAVSPDSEVVSRKLLSERPEAYRDAAVAGIRLVLGLEADEPIPAGRIEVVKMGTTVATNALLTHTGEPTVLVITRGFRDALRIAYQNRPHIFDRRILLPEALYDRVVEVEERVGARGEPVRPLDLDATREALAAAYADGFRSVAVVFLHGYRHPDHEAAVAKAARAIGYRQVSCSHEVSPLIKLVPRGDTTVVDAYLSPILQRYVDQVASELSGVRLMFMQSGGGLREAGHFRGKDAVLSGPAGGVVGMARAARLAGHTRAIGFDMGGTSTDVSHYAGEIERVLGTQVAGVRMRTPMTDIHTVAAGGGSILHFDGMRYRVGPDSAGADPGPVCYRRGGPLTVTDANVMLGRVQPAFFPRVFGTDGDQPLDEAAVRARFTELAEQTAAATGRRRSPEEVAAGFLDIAVLNIANAVKKISVQRGRDITRYALVAFGGAGGQHACAVADRLGIDTALIPPLAGVLSAYGIGMAEAVALRERSIEAALDRPETAARVEAVRAELEERARTQLREDGVPDATVRTAARALLRYEGTDFSLPVPLGPAEDMRAAFARDHRDRYGFIMSKPLVVEALAVEATGSSGPRTATTTVLPPRTGTLQPAATVRTFTDGRWQPTLLFRREDLRPGDSVEGPAILSEADATTVVDPGWRATADEHGDLALTRSRPRPARTAVGTTVDPVMLEVFNNLFMSVAEQMGVRLESTAHSVNIKERLDFSCALFDPDGNLIANAPHIPVHLGSMGESIKEVLHRNEGSLRPGDVYAINDPYHGGTHLPDITVVTPVFDEADERLLFLVASRGHHAEIGGISPGSMPAFSTTIDEEGVLFDNWLLVREGHFREDETRHLLTSARYPSRDPDTNLADLRAQIAANEKGIHELRRVIDQFGLDVVHAYMRHVQDNAEECVRRIIATLDDGEHRYETDNGAVIQVALRVDRERRGAVLDFTGTSPQQPGNLNAPTSVVMAAVLYVFRTLVADDIPLNSGCLKPLDVRIPAGSMLSPACPAATVAGNVETSQAVTGALYAVLGAQAEGSGTMNNVSFGNDRVQYYETVASGSGAGEGFDGADAVQTHMTNSRLTDPEILEWRYPVRVEEFRIREGSGGAGRQHGGCGVERRIRFTEPMTVAVVSSHRRVPPYGMAGGEPGALGENLIEHADGHTQQLRGCDTADVTEGDVLVIRTPGGGGYGPTDGTQ